A genomic segment from Pseudoduganella chitinolytica encodes:
- a CDS encoding DUF2059 domain-containing protein has protein sequence MKRFAVTIMVASTLVAGAAHAADAIPPAKQALVNRVLQLWQIDTIGQSMLQAPVGDAVQQARAMLQGRAAPEKRDAAMADIVGEARKFMEETTPIARASADKLIPTTVAPLLAERFTEEELKQMVAILESPVKKKFEAMVPELQKKLGESVAADTRAVIDPKLKGLQERIGLRLRAAVTP, from the coding sequence ATGAAACGATTCGCCGTCACCATCATGGTCGCAAGCACGCTCGTTGCCGGCGCCGCGCATGCGGCCGACGCCATCCCGCCGGCCAAGCAGGCCCTCGTCAACCGCGTGCTGCAGCTGTGGCAGATCGACACCATCGGCCAGTCGATGCTGCAGGCGCCCGTCGGCGACGCCGTGCAGCAGGCTAGAGCGATGCTGCAAGGCCGCGCCGCGCCGGAGAAGCGCGACGCGGCGATGGCCGATATCGTGGGCGAAGCGCGCAAGTTCATGGAGGAGACGACGCCGATCGCCCGCGCCAGCGCCGACAAGCTCATTCCCACCACGGTGGCGCCGCTGCTGGCCGAGCGCTTCACCGAGGAAGAGCTGAAGCAGATGGTGGCGATCCTGGAGTCGCCCGTGAAGAAGAAGTTCGAGGCGATGGTGCCGGAATTGCAGAAGAAGCTGGGCGAGAGCGTGGCGGCCGACACCCGCGCCGTCATCGATCCGAAGCTCAAGGGCCTGCAGGAGCGCATCGGCCTGCGCCTGCGTGCGGCGGTGACGCCCTGA
- a CDS encoding AraC family transcriptional regulator: MPYSSALHLVRGVKSRLTHSGVAADALFEQAGLTEEGLACDALTLSDRLSHLWELVVAQSGDPLIGLKVSTPHRLGWLGVMGHIMLVSPTVQSTIERCHGHTRVGILLPGARRAVPLQRYDFVWCVLLRTLRSAAGRDDATPVQVEYAFPEPANACYYEETFGCPVHFNRPYNVMEFADADLVAALPEARMPAAGDARPVLASLARAQLPRFSARVQDIVATMLPKGPPHRDAVAARLMMSERTLQRRLAEEGTSFSALVDETRRELARRSLESGDQSLKMLSFQLGFSEPSAFYRACKRWFGTTPSDLAHHGERHAPVKGDSCDGT; this comes from the coding sequence ATGCCCTATTCCTCCGCCCTGCATCTGGTGCGCGGCGTGAAGTCGCGCCTCACGCACTCCGGCGTCGCGGCCGACGCCTTGTTCGAACAGGCCGGCCTGACCGAAGAAGGTCTCGCCTGCGACGCACTGACCCTGTCCGACCGCCTCAGCCACCTGTGGGAGCTGGTCGTGGCGCAGTCGGGCGACCCGCTGATCGGCCTGAAGGTCTCGACGCCACACCGGCTCGGCTGGCTGGGCGTCATGGGCCACATCATGCTGGTCTCGCCCACGGTGCAAAGCACGATCGAGCGCTGCCACGGCCATACCCGCGTAGGTATCCTGCTGCCCGGCGCGCGCCGCGCGGTGCCGCTGCAGCGCTACGACTTCGTCTGGTGCGTGCTGCTGCGTACCCTGCGCAGCGCGGCCGGGCGCGACGACGCCACCCCCGTGCAGGTCGAATATGCGTTCCCGGAACCGGCCAACGCCTGCTATTACGAGGAGACATTCGGCTGCCCCGTGCATTTCAACCGTCCCTACAACGTGATGGAATTCGCCGATGCCGACCTGGTGGCCGCGCTGCCGGAAGCGCGCATGCCGGCCGCCGGCGACGCCCGGCCAGTGCTGGCCAGCCTGGCGCGCGCCCAGCTGCCGCGCTTCAGCGCACGCGTGCAGGACATCGTCGCGACCATGCTGCCCAAGGGCCCGCCGCATCGCGATGCAGTCGCCGCCCGGCTGATGATGAGCGAGCGCACCCTGCAACGCCGCCTGGCCGAGGAAGGCACCAGCTTTTCGGCCCTGGTGGACGAGACCCGCCGCGAACTGGCGCGCCGCTCGCTCGAAAGCGGCGACCAATCACTCAAGATGCTCAGCTTCCAGCTGGGGTTTTCCGAACCCAGCGCGTTCTACCGGGCCTGCAAGCGCTGGTTCGGCACCACGCCATCGGACCTGGCCCACCATGGCGAACGGCACGCGCCAGTCAAGGGAGACAGCTGCGATGGCACCTGA
- a CDS encoding SRPBCC family protein: MRHACILAGWLCATRALAAPIDVIEEPDRAPGRTFTATTTIDAPPERLCRVVQDYASYGAFMPNTRSAVPVGAGPGYVLVDMTLDLPLGQVKQYRLRLEPASSADSCRLAWQLVPRADLQPGQTIADTTGYWEFSALADGDGSLVRYRVYADPGPVPFGFGWIVEMMSKRSLPKAVAAVRERALGLR; encoded by the coding sequence ATGCGACACGCCTGCATCCTGGCGGGGTGGCTGTGCGCCACGCGCGCCCTGGCCGCACCCATCGACGTCATCGAGGAACCGGACCGCGCGCCGGGACGCACGTTCACGGCGACGACGACGATCGACGCGCCGCCCGAGCGGCTGTGCCGCGTCGTGCAGGATTACGCCAGCTATGGCGCATTCATGCCGAACACACGCAGCGCGGTGCCCGTGGGCGCCGGCCCCGGCTACGTCCTGGTGGACATGACGCTGGACCTGCCGCTGGGCCAGGTCAAGCAGTACCGGCTGCGGCTGGAGCCGGCCAGCAGCGCCGACAGCTGCCGGCTCGCCTGGCAGCTGGTGCCGCGCGCGGACCTGCAACCGGGGCAAACGATCGCCGACACCACGGGCTACTGGGAATTTTCCGCGCTGGCGGACGGCGACGGCTCGCTGGTGCGCTACCGCGTGTACGCCGACCCGGGTCCGGTGCCATTCGGCTTCGGCTGGATCGTCGAGATGATGAGCAAGCGCAGCTTGCCGAAGGCGGTGGCAGCGGTGCGGGAGCGGGCGCTGGGCCTACGCTAG
- a CDS encoding M28 family peptidase, translated as MHNPIPTARTLAMSLALALALPAFAAPKSLPQVQEAPLRAHLAFLSSDLLEGRGTGQRGGDLTVAYLENQAMAAGLKPVRDGSYRQLVKIAGVKALPDTSTLHVAVNGAKQPLAFGKDWVWGTGDAQARHELDAPLVFVGYGIAAPEEGWDDYKDQDVKGKIVVMMVNDPAPSAEAPERFGGKALTYYGRWTYKFEEARRRGAAGALLIHTDASASYGWSVIQNSWSGVERFQLAQGAPGTPMQGWIGNDAAVALFKAAGQDLDALRAAAERKDFRPVALQAKLAGTLQAAVRTVDQYNVAGIVPGTDPKLKDEVVIYSAHWDHLGKQGDDKDGKDTIYNGAVDNASGTAALLAMAQEAVKAPAKRSQMFLWVAAEEQGLLGSAAYATDPLWPLAKTAANLNLDSLNWIGTARDIGTQGSERTDLGRMAAATAKAMNLRIADARPDLAGGYFRSDHFSFAKAGVPAFSIEGGRDYVGDKEAAAAERKAYGARYHQVGDEYDPKWDLAGMTQQAQFTLNLGRMVADAPKMPAWRAGDPFGKARK; from the coding sequence ATGCACAACCCGATCCCGACCGCGCGCACGCTGGCCATGAGCCTGGCGCTGGCGCTGGCATTGCCTGCTTTCGCAGCCCCGAAATCCCTGCCGCAGGTGCAGGAAGCGCCGCTGCGCGCCCACCTGGCGTTCCTGTCCAGCGACCTGCTGGAAGGACGCGGTACCGGCCAGCGCGGCGGCGACCTGACCGTCGCCTACCTGGAGAACCAGGCCATGGCGGCCGGCCTGAAGCCGGTGCGCGACGGCAGCTACCGCCAGCTGGTGAAGATCGCCGGTGTCAAGGCGCTGCCTGATACCTCGACGCTGCATGTCGCCGTCAACGGCGCGAAGCAGCCGCTGGCCTTCGGCAAGGACTGGGTGTGGGGCACCGGCGACGCGCAGGCGCGCCACGAGCTGGATGCACCGCTGGTGTTCGTCGGCTACGGCATCGCCGCGCCGGAAGAGGGCTGGGACGACTACAAGGACCAGGACGTGAAGGGCAAGATCGTCGTCATGATGGTCAACGATCCCGCCCCGAGCGCCGAAGCACCGGAACGCTTCGGCGGCAAGGCGCTGACGTACTACGGCCGCTGGACGTACAAGTTCGAGGAAGCGCGGCGGCGGGGCGCAGCCGGCGCCTTGCTGATCCACACGGACGCCTCGGCATCCTATGGCTGGAGCGTGATCCAGAACAGCTGGAGCGGGGTGGAGCGCTTCCAGTTGGCGCAGGGCGCGCCAGGGACGCCGATGCAGGGCTGGATCGGCAACGACGCGGCCGTGGCACTGTTCAAGGCCGCGGGCCAGGACCTGGACGCGCTGCGCGCGGCCGCCGAGCGCAAGGACTTCCGGCCGGTCGCGCTGCAGGCGAAGCTGGCCGGCACGCTGCAGGCGGCCGTGCGCACCGTGGACCAGTACAACGTGGCCGGCATCGTGCCCGGGACCGATCCGAAACTGAAGGACGAAGTCGTCATCTACAGCGCGCACTGGGACCACCTGGGCAAGCAGGGCGACGACAAGGACGGCAAGGACACCATCTACAACGGCGCCGTCGACAACGCATCGGGCACCGCCGCGCTGCTGGCGATGGCGCAGGAAGCCGTCAAGGCACCGGCCAAGCGCAGCCAGATGTTCCTGTGGGTAGCGGCGGAAGAGCAGGGCCTGCTGGGCAGCGCCGCATATGCCACGGACCCCTTGTGGCCGTTGGCGAAGACCGCCGCCAACCTGAACCTGGACAGCCTGAACTGGATCGGCACGGCGCGCGACATCGGCACGCAGGGCAGCGAGCGCACGGACCTGGGCCGCATGGCCGCGGCGACCGCCAAGGCCATGAACCTGCGCATCGCCGACGCCCGGCCCGACCTGGCCGGCGGCTACTTCCGCAGCGATCACTTCAGCTTTGCCAAGGCCGGCGTGCCCGCGTTCTCGATCGAGGGCGGGCGCGACTATGTGGGCGACAAGGAAGCGGCGGCGGCCGAGCGCAAGGCCTACGGCGCGCGCTACCACCAGGTGGGCGACGAGTACGACCCGAAGTGGGACCTGGCCGGCATGACGCAGCAGGCGCAGTTCACGCTGAACCTGGGCCGCATGGTGGCCGATGCGCCGAAGATGCCGGCATGGCGGGCCGGCGATCCGTTCGGCAAGGCGCGCAAATAG
- a CDS encoding OBAP family protein, with product MQKTTLTRIVGATLLCAAIPVLAQRDSPPSVGPAGAPKSTKTQVLEVGAKVLQGAAPMRGFDIYLVGFHPMKDAPELQMEAHHYCHQRNEDFAQCILFDGNTADANMNGIEYIISEKAFALLPEAERKFWHPHNGEILSGQLVAPGIPEAAEKSLMKSKMNSYGKTWHTWNTGHEGHTGEALPLGEAKLAWSFNRDGEALPGLEQKRDRKLGTDTAAKRRDRADLRALAKPQSGVDDLKGKFARPTLPIPGVADVKATLPGK from the coding sequence ATGCAAAAAACGACCCTGACTCGCATCGTCGGCGCCACACTGCTGTGCGCCGCCATCCCTGTCCTGGCCCAGCGCGACTCGCCACCTTCGGTCGGCCCGGCCGGCGCGCCCAAGTCCACCAAGACCCAGGTACTCGAAGTGGGTGCCAAGGTGCTGCAAGGCGCGGCGCCGATGCGCGGCTTCGACATCTACCTCGTCGGCTTCCATCCGATGAAGGATGCACCCGAGCTGCAAATGGAAGCGCACCACTACTGCCACCAGCGCAACGAGGATTTCGCGCAGTGCATCCTGTTCGACGGCAACACCGCCGACGCCAATATGAACGGCATCGAATACATCATTTCGGAGAAGGCCTTCGCGCTGCTGCCCGAGGCCGAGCGCAAGTTCTGGCATCCGCACAATGGTGAAATCCTGTCCGGCCAGCTGGTCGCGCCGGGCATCCCCGAGGCGGCCGAGAAGTCGCTGATGAAGTCGAAGATGAACAGCTACGGCAAGACCTGGCATACGTGGAACACGGGCCACGAGGGCCATACGGGCGAAGCGCTGCCGCTGGGTGAAGCGAAACTGGCCTGGTCGTTCAACCGCGACGGCGAAGCGTTGCCGGGACTGGAGCAGAAGCGCGACCGCAAGCTGGGCACCGACACGGCGGCCAAGCGGCGCGACCGCGCCGACCTGCGTGCGCTGGCGAAACCGCAGTCGGGCGTGGACGACCTGAAGGGCAAGTTCGCGCGCCCCACGCTGCCGATCCCGGGCGTGGCGGACGTCAAGGCGACGCTGCCGGGTAAATAG
- a CDS encoding DUF4124 domain-containing protein codes for MLRSAISATLCLAALAGSGAFANDQLYKCVDSNGTLLLSDKPCAVVQSVAADTAPPAAPADLTSVPTDIEAAPADEAPRRVVVKEYYTLPPAEFDRSQWNRKPPASVAPKIDVATLKAAKLNLELSERTASLR; via the coding sequence ATGCTACGCTCAGCCATTTCCGCCACCCTGTGCCTGGCCGCGCTGGCCGGCTCGGGGGCGTTCGCCAACGATCAACTCTACAAGTGCGTCGACAGCAACGGTACCTTGCTGCTGTCGGATAAACCGTGCGCCGTGGTGCAGAGCGTGGCGGCCGACACGGCGCCCCCTGCCGCACCGGCCGACTTGACGAGCGTGCCGACCGACATCGAGGCCGCGCCTGCGGACGAGGCACCGCGCCGCGTCGTCGTCAAGGAGTACTATACGCTGCCGCCGGCCGAGTTCGACCGCAGCCAATGGAACCGCAAGCCGCCCGCAAGCGTGGCACCGAAAATCGACGTCGCCACGTTGAAAGCCGCCAAGCTCAACCTCGAACTGAGCGAGCGAACGGCTTCGCTGCGCTGA